From the Plectropomus leopardus isolate mb chromosome 20, YSFRI_Pleo_2.0, whole genome shotgun sequence genome, the window TGGTGACAACGCTAttagaaaatattaatatcacAAACAGGtgcagtgtttttgtgatgATCTGTGCCTAAATTGTGCTGGTTTGATTAGCTTCTCTGTATAACAGCTGTCCTATTGCAGGCACAAACATCTCTCGGATTTTCATGCGTTCGTTTTTCTGCAGCTGGTTACAGAGTGTTATTGAGGAGTTGAAGTGGCACTAGTAGAATGCGTCTGCAGATCAGTACTGACATGAGCCTCCGATGATGAACACTTGATCACATAATGCACCCAAAGAGGCTCTTCGGGTTCAGTATACCCTGCTGAATTTAGCACAACACCCACGGAGCACTCCATATACTTGCATAATTATCAGCTGGTAATAAGAGAAGTTGTACGCCCACTGATGTTTGGATGTATGGAATGTGAATAATCTGTTCTTAATTGAAGAACAGCAGACTTTTAAAGGAAACTTATTGCCAACAAATCCTATGAAAAgcccaaaaccaaaaatgaatggatCGCATCTGTTCAGTAGACgtccattgttgtccaaaaaatacacaagttgCACAAGATGAcgatgttgatgatgttgattATGTGCCGATCCCCACATATATTGTCTTGGTGCTCGCCAATGCACAAAATCTTTACCTGAAAATGGTCCCAACAAACAACCCCATCGACTATCCTTTAGAGCGGATATATTGAAACTTAACACTTCAGCAATGCTGTGGTGAAGGTgttgtcacaaaaaaacaccttgttatggtttggaaaataTTATGTCTAGGCCTAAAATGCCCCATCTCCCTAAAATTAGTTGGTTTCTTAACATCCTCATTATGCGAGTGCTATGAACCACCTGCACCAAATGGCCTCCTCTCATAAAATCACTGTCATGGTTATGGTGAAAATTTCCAGAAATGAAAGCCAATAGCGTGTTTCATTAGACAAAGATATGTTTGTGTTACAAATTTGTAGACTTGAAGTTCAAGTTTAGATAATCCCtgaagagatttaaaaataatatctgGCTGAAAATATGGTCTACATTGTGAAAATCTGCTCTTGGCAAGTCTGTTGGCGTCTTTCCCTCAGAAGTAACTTGACATTCACAGCAACGTTGGCAGCAATTATTGTTCCTCCCTTAAATCACTGCGACTTTAATACATCCAATTAAAAGTCTAACACTCTTTCAGGCCAAATATTGTGTGAAAGTTTGGATCACACTCAGAACAGCGGCAACTGCCGAGCAGGGCCGAAATAAACCGTTCAAATCATGATGTCATTAACTGAAAATGCATTCTAACCATGTTTGGTGTCATACTTTGACGTATTTTTCCTTGAGGCAAAAAGCTGGTCCCccttaaatgtatttgtgtgtgtgtatgtgtgtgtgtgtgcgtgtgagaaTGTGTTAAGTTTTGCAAGTGAACACATGGGCTTGGTTGtatgtgtttgacattttgcacaGAAAGCAGAATAAATCCCGAAATAAACTGATTCATTTTCTTACTAGTGCGCAACAGTTTAGCCGACTCAAAGGGGACGAGACAGGAAATTGGACCGGTCCCGTTAATTTCTCGGATGATGGATCTCTGAAGCCGGCCAGAAATGGAAGGAAAAGGTACTTTTCCAGCGTGACTGACTGCACAACACCTCTGAGAAAAGAGAGTGTGAGAgatgagagagcgagagagcgagagagagacagagtgaaagaGAACACAAAAATCCATCCTAGTGACGACCCAGCCCTGCATGCATGGACTGGGCCGCTGATACAGCACAGCAGTCTCCTCAGATGCTTTAGAGAGAACACAAAGCTGCAgcacatgtacattttttttatgctctACTTGTTTTTGTAATCTGCAGGGTTAGGGAAGTTAGCGGGGGGTGGAGGACACATATTTAACTCTAACTTAACCTGTCTGCATGTTGACAGATGTTTCCGTCAGAATTTTCAGCCAGATTCACAGATCTCCGTAATAGTCACACCCTGCCTAGCCGatattaagaagaaaaaaaaaaggtaggccagtttgaaggcattttttttagtactttCACAGAAACCCAAGAAtgcctctttctttttcattactctGAAAGGTATAAACTCTCATATTTTTTCAGTGGTGGTTGCACTTCAGATTTGCTCTTGCATGTTGTCTGATCCTGTCCACCTCGACCCCAGATCCCCATCTCCCCCCTTCAGAAGCTGGTTGAACCACGGTCTCCTGTTGATGTACTGGCTTCTCCTCGTACGTCTGTGTCCCATCCAGCACCCATTTCCGAATGCCTTGTCCTCCTCAATCTGTGTCTCATGTGTTCTGCACAGCTCTGTGTGTATGCCATGTACATAGTGTGGACACTTCTTTCTGCTCCCCCCCCTATCGCCCCTTCTCACATCTGCATTGTCTCTCTCTGCGACCTGGACTTACCCCCTTCTCCACTTTACTTTCCTTGTTACAATACGACAGGAATGTGCCAGATTTAGCCCCCTAAACTCCAAATCTTCATTGAGCAATAGATGTTAGTGGTTAAATGCTGGCTAGTCTTTCTCATTCTGGATTGGTTTTTGGACCAGCATTGTCCGATCAACCCTTAAAATGCCACATGAGATGAAATTCATCTCATTCAGTGAATCATTTGCTTTTAGATCTGAACCGAGAACACTTGCAAAGGTTTCATCATCTTAGCTAAAACAAGCATGAAAAGCCCTATTTGAAGTGTCAAACAGATTCTGTACAGCAGATGCTCCTCCTAGTTAAACCTCAGAAATACACTGCATCATCAGGTGGATGTAGACAACCAGTTTCATTGTTCCTTATTTGTGCGATTTCATCCCAGCATCTTGTTCCTTTTAATGCATCCCTCCATTGTATTTGCTCGTTGTGTTCTTTAATTCctattatttctttataaacTCGCCTCATTTGCCTCCACAGGTAATATTCTGCAATATTATCCATCTTCAAAAACACCACACTCCATCTTACCTATCTGATGTGACTGAAAATTCATTCTAACAAATACACACCGCAATCGTTCCCATTTTGGCATTAAAGCCTGTCCCTTTCTGTCAAGGATTTTCCAttataaatttgaaaaatatattgcGACATTTACAACCAAGATTCAGATATACCTCAGAGGGGGTATATTTGtatacagtgaaaataaaattagcTCTATGGATcaatttctatatttatatcAAACAAGtttaacaaatttaaatgcAGCCTGTGGCTGTCTGCCCAAACCTAAAAGGAAAATTATAGATCAGAGCTAAAGAGAGAAACCCCCCTGGGCGTGAGACTATAGACACGTTAGACAAAATCATTTGGCTGATGTGATAACATAATGTACCTTTCTCACATTTTACTGCCTGCTCATTTCTCATGCCTGTGTAGCTGAGATAAACAGTTGGAACATTGTTGCATTTGCATGCaagttgaaaacatttcaaggaGATTTTTTTCCGAGACTTTCAAGGCAAAGTATATTTTGAAGCACTTATTTTAGTCAGAGTAATGTTTCATCTTCCACCGAGtgttatgttttaatttgaccTAGCAACTTTATGTGGTAAATCTGTATAATTTCCTTCCAAGTCAACACttggtttaaccctttcaaacctggatcaacattatttttcttgtgctggattcagacaccttttacaagctgttaaatcctttgaaatctgagcaaattggtttgatttcttttttaaatcctgGGGAAAAGGCAGTAAGCAGCTCGGTAAGAAGTgacccacaaattgcaagaaattagtaaaaagtgacaagaaaaaaactttaaaataagtgtttttttttttaaacaaaaccaagAATTTGTCTATAAGACTATATTaataaggtttcaaagggctaaacaAATTGGTGAtacaaaattgtgaaaataaatgcaccAGTGTGGTCTGTGTTCAAAATTGAGACAAAATCAAATGACCTTTTGATTTGTGCccccacaccaaaaaaaaattgaattcaaACTTATTAAGAAAAAGCGAGACCATGTGACTTTTGCTAAACAGCGGCCACTGTGGCCAAAAGTGGTAATTACAGGAAAATAGTACACTAGGTGAATATTGATTTTCAGCTATATACCCTACCATAGTATATTAAAGAATATTATAGATCAAAGACAAAGCCAGATGATGTGACTTTTGGGACTCAAATTACAAATCTGTCTGCTATTTCAGCACCACAAAcagatttattgattgattgtaAGATGAGATTTACTTTTGTGaagttatatttttttgataagtaACCTTATTCTCtttcttgatttatttagaTAGATAAGACAATTTTATTAAGGCTAAATTCAtacattacattgttttatattgCCCCTGCTTTAAGTGAAAATGAGGAACTACTTAGTGTGGTGCACCTTCCCCTTTAGGGCAAGGGTTGTTAAGCTCGCGGAGTGATATGAGAGATGCGCTCCTGTGATGAGATCGGTTGTTGTTTTGACACAACGGACATTAGAAAGAGACGGATAAACTGAGAGGAGTTCTCCGTGCTTTTCTTACCCACAACCCTCAGCTAAATTAACCTTTAATGTTAAGGCTGGAGGAAGGCACCCTTAAAGCAACTACGGTTGTTTACACACACCTCTCAATATGGAGGTTGCTTAGCCGGTGGAtagcagctaacggtgctaacggtgctaacagtgctaaccatTATATGGGCACCAGTGCTGTCAGAGCCAAGTTAGGGGGCAACTGGAGGGCGATGCTAGCTTCTGCAATTAGCTTGCCAATGGGATACACACAAGgactcacatgcacatgcagcTGGACCTTCTCCCAGGACAACGAAACAAGAAGCTGTCAGTACCACACAGAGGTAGCATGATTTTATTCTCAGCTCCGGGCTCCAGAACTATATCTTTACGTAGTAAaaagttgtttgctgctatattaatgctctaaATATCATTTACAGCTTGTTGAAATACATCCTGGCATGCTAAAATACTATGTTACAGGAGCGCAATAAGAAAAGTCAGTCACACTTAATGTTTGTTGGATAGCATTTATCAAAGGTTTTCTAACATTAGCCAATTTAACGTAAGCTAGTCATACCGGAGCATGTGAAGTCAATGTGATGTCATGAattcagctttttgtttgtaAGAGGAATTAAATGTCTTCTTTCTCATATCAGTAGTCACATAGTCTCGCTTTAACATACAGTCCTCTGTAAAGCTGGAAGCAACTCCATATTTCAAAACCACTCCATCAGCAAAAAACTTATACACTTGAATGTGTGTACAAGCTACTTACGTCTCATATATGGCCGTTTCAGCAAAGTGTAGTTATGGAAagaggtttgttttttctttttggttcatttttgtAGCCTgacaaaaatcctaaatgtcaTATGCCCACCATGGTTATCGCTTCTTGTAATCATAGAGACAAATAACGTTACACTGATGATCTCCTTCTTCCCTCCTTTCAGCTTCCATCCTAACCAACCCCCATCCtttcccaaaacacaaacacgcacattTCATCTAGAATCCAGACATAAATACAATGTGCTGCAAGAAATGATGCGTCAGTGCACAGATAAATGGCAACTTAACGAAACATGGATATGAATttaacaatgaatgaatgaatcctTTTAACTTTCTCTGCAGAGGCATTTTGTCAAATCCACTAAAAACACAGTCACACCACGCCgaagacattattttttttcttggttaatGTTGTCATTTCAATGTAATGATTGTTTTATACGTGTAAAATAGATTTATCAGATTCTAAAACTCTAGTTGAAAatactacatttaaaaaaaatcttatttgttATTGCTTCCATGTTCTGATTACCAGTTTGCATGAacatctgtgtatgtgttgatGTGCACAATGTATCAACATATTgttacagtattatttttatgcagttaaTTATATGTGTTTAAATATATTGTACTGCCTCATACCAAAACACAGACACTCTCATACTCACATTTACCACACACTGCTATCTAATCCACAATTTTAACAAACTATTCActggaaacacattttatcattctggttattttctttttctcatctaaattaataaacagtatattaacacattttaatcacACGATGCCAGTTATAAACTGGAGTTAAACCATGCAAGTTCTCATCATAACCAattaaataagtgaaaatatgAGAGgcattattttcttcatttagtGTATCACATTGGTTTAGACTAAGATGTAATAGAATCTGGTGCAAGTGTCCAGGAAACTGTATGTTACTATCTCCTTTGTGACGCCTAAATTCAGTTGCATCACTTCTCTCATTTGTCATCTCACAACACTGCTACACTGATAAACTAGTATTTCATAAAGACATTTTGTAGTAAATGTAAGCTACTTTCCTTTATGGTGTTCTTTCAACACactgttttatatattgtattttatttccacAGTTTTCTTGTTAATTCTGTTGATtctcttgtgtgtgtggagaAGTTTAGGCCGAGGATGACTGTGTCTATCCCTCCAGGTATCTGGAAAACTACGATGGCTCATATGAATACAACTCCACTGCTTGCAGGGAGCTCAGACAGGAGATTATGGACGTCAAAGTCTTGACAATGTGAGTGTTCATTGTGATGTAGTCCACACATGCTGTGGACAACCTTATTTAcattaacatctttttttcccccaaggaGATCTTTAAGTACCTGTCAAGTAGGTATACGGAGAAATCCCCCACCTGCTTTGAGGAGACAAAGAACTGTCTGTGCTTAGAGGGACCTGTgaaaaatactcttttacatTTTAGCGTGTTGaaattttttattaatgagGTTGGAGGATTTTCGTCAGACGtccacacgtgtgtgtgtttctgtgtgtgtgtgtgtgtgtgtgtgtgtgtgtgtgtgtgtgagagatcaTGGTGAAATGCGGTATTGGTGACACCGATTGTAGCAGGAACTATTACAGAAGCTGTTTTGAATAATCTACTTCGCCAGGTATTTgtatatctgtctgtctgtagaCAGATTTTGTTAGGGTGACAGCATCGCaacaaaactttacaggtgCGTAGTTAAGATCAAAATGAAGTCCGAGTTCCACAGTGGGAGTGGTCTAAGCTAAGGGTGCCGGAAGTAGAGGGGCAGGAAGCTTGGAGAGGGCCCTTGGTCCCAAACTTAAAGCCCCTAGCTCCtgaaactttacaggtgtgtagttAGGGTCAGAATGACGGTCAAGTGCGAAGATGGGTGTGGCCTGAGAAAAGGGGCTGAAAGTAGGGGGTAAGAAGAAGGGAAGGGGTGTTTGACCACCCTGTTTACGCCCCTGGTCTACAAGGCAAAACTATCCAAGCCGTGCAAGACACATTCACAAAACTCTACAGATGTGTAGTTGAGATCAAAAATACTGCAACATTTGACCCACATTCATTTTATGCTGCAGATCCCTGTATTGCAcctggaaaaatcccattgcaAGTTGGTCTCCAGTGCAATTTGGTATTAATTCAGATAACAGAGACAGCATTCTGCctatacatatttttatcataatcataattTGTAATATATAATTCCTAGAGTCTAGAGTCTTACCTGTGATATAAACATTTTCCTTGACTCTGATAGTGGAATTTCATCTGAAATGATGTCATGAACATAAATAGATTTGATGACTCTTGAGCATTATctcttggctgttttttttttcataatcagAGTGATTAATGAGTGATTAATTTGCAGTGACTCTGTGAGTATCTTTGAACAACAATCATCATTAGCATAACAGCTGcaagtgctttttttgtcaatctAACTGCAGCACGctatatataaaacattatgGAGTAAATCAATTCAGAGATTCATTAGACTCCAATCCTCACTGCAATACGAGCAGCACATTTTCCGTTGTATGAATGTGAACATTGTCCAGTGACCTTTTGTGCGTGTCCTTCAGGCTGCCAAACTTAAATATCAAACACATTCTGGGTGCTTGATGAGGGGCCATGAGGCAGAGAGCAGCTACTGAGCTACTGTCACTCTGCCAAACAGTGAAAGTAACGGTGCCACCCTGCCTCCCAGAGCAAATCACATCTCAAAGGAAATGTCAGTTCAAGGGCAGCTATTCACAGACATCCTTGATGAGGCTGCCGTCTCTGTGTTAAGAAGTCTAGATCCAGTGGCGTCAGTACAGCCAACACAGAGTAACCACTGCAAttttctgccccccccccccgtgtttgtctttttgagtcgattttaagatgtttcttcAATTTATTACCCTGGTAGAGACATCAGTCGGAAAATACATGGCCATGGGTATCCTTCCTCATTCCACaagtctctctgcctgtctgccaGGGTGAAAACCTCAGAGCTGTTTGAGAGATGGCGAAACCTGCAGGTGTGTAGGTGGGAGCAGAACAAGGAGGAGACCAGCAACTTCAAGTAAGCATCAGCCAGTCTCAGCAGAGGAAATGTACATATGAAtgactagaaaaaaaatgtacataaccTCATTACCTCTCAGTTTGCACACTGcatacttctctttttttcactgcctttgttttttggtccTTTAAACCCGTGCTCTCATTTGTATACATAACATCTCAAAAAATGTAGTTGACAttaatttatcacattttactttgtaattTTATAAAGAACTGCtcagaaactttatttttcactaaCAAGAAGTTTCAGAGGTTTGCAGCATAACCTCTTAGACTCTGTGGATTGTCATATTCTTTATATATCTGTGATTAGTGTTGACAGAAAGTTTTATGTAAGACTGCCCCATCACATCCTATATGTCTAACCACGTCACTTTAATTTCGATATGATGCGTATGACACGTACAAGTAACACATGcgtgttttgcagaaacatacgaCGTCAGCATTTTATTCTGGCAAATGGGCTGAAAGGGGAGTTAGATCCCCCGTCACTCTTAACATAAGTTTTGTCCTTATTTaataacatactgtacatttcttcatctgtaaattactttttgcaaaacaaaataatctatACTTGTTCATTTATAGCTTTCTAGCATATTAAAGAAGACATATGTTCTTTACTTGGTGTAATAGCAGTGCTTTATGGtcatattcaaagaaaaaaaagaaaaaaaaaggttgattttgcaaatcctttttttacacatacagaGGCAGGGTCTGTGGGACCCGAAACACTGAGGAGGTGAAGCCAATATCAACACAACGCAAGGGTTAAGCTACTTTTTGACTTGATTGTGCCATGAAGTCTTTTAGACACTAACttccttctttctttgtcttcGTGAAGGATGTCTCTGTCTCGCTGCTGTAATGCTCCGTCCTTTCTGTTCACCACCAAGAGGAACACTCCTGCAGGGACCAAGCTGAGGTACGAGGTGGACACCAGTGGTATTCTTCCCATCACCACTGAAGTCTTCAAGATGTTCCCAGATGTGAGTTCATCACCTTTTTATGAGCATTCCCTTatattaaattgtattattctACCATTGGCCTCATGCTGCTAAACCTGGTGATAAGATCTATCTGATTTCAAGAGCCCACAATGCTGTCTGAATCTAACAAAACGTGTCTGTGTCATCCAGGATATGCCGTATTCCAAATCACAGTACAAGAAATGTGCTGTTATTGGAAATGGCGGCATCATCAAGAACACCAAATGTGGAAAGGAAATTGACTCAGCAGATTTTGTGTTTAGGTATACAGGATGTAGTCCTTCAATATGTGTTATTATTGTCTATGAATAAAACGTAGCAACAATGCTAACAACTTTTTGAGCACATAAAAAGACTatccagaagaaaatgttggcattgtacatttctgcaaaacatgaatatgttacatttggaCTTTTTATATCTATCGttaatgtttctacagtggcatagctcaatttatatttatatgagCGGACTTTCgcacaggacaaaaaaaaaaccattaacaCCATATAACATtaggcttttgtatttaatgggaaGAGCACATTGGCAGTCACCCTGGAAATAGGTGGATGCACTAATTTTAACCACTTTGCCAGGACAGGGCAATGATGCTCTGCTACAAAATACTGGACTGTATCCAAGCAGCACTTTAACATTGTTCAAAGTTTAATTGGCACTGAGtttgtcagacagacagaataagtaagagatataaaaaaagaagtactgCTGTAACATTTCCattggcctccatgctgctttctactatTTATTGCCTGTTTAGTGGTCTGTTTGTAATGtcaaacatgacagaaaaaaacagcagattgctttgatttcttttaaaaacttggctaaaaaggcaacaaacaacttggcaagagatatctcacaaattgcaagaaattaggaaaagctgacaagaaaatgatgtggaaattagttttaaaaaaagagagagagacagagaaaggaaaaaaataagaaaataattattaggaAAATAATTATATCATCATAATTATTTGTTATcaacagttacatttttaacacttttttcaaGCCATCACCATATTTTGAaaccattttctttcattttttgtgtggttattttcaggtaattttccagCAACTCTTTCCTAAATGcttattttgggtaatttctttctcattgccttcctcccatgtttttgagagagattgagccagtttgctcaggtttcaaggggtttcctaaccataaccaataACTTTTTGTGTCTAATCATAACCACATTATCCACAGCGATATAGAAACATTGAGTTTGAACATAACCGCTACACATGtcacatatccatggtttgcagagatgtacaatgccaacattaatTCCTGAGTTTTGATTGTATACCTACAATGTCTGTATCATGACACTTGAACTGTTGCCAGTGTAGTTAAAATACACTTTACTGTGATTGGGCTGTAAATAGGGAGCACCTGATTGGCACCAAGGCAGCCAAGTATTGCACCCTGATTGGACAATTAGCTAACAGCTACTTAAGCTTGATTCATTGTGGAAGCCCAACTCCTGATCACAAATATTACATGATTTATTGTGCAACAGACCAGCATGCCCAGTTTGTGTCAAATCACATTTGATACATTTGATATATTTGAGCTCCTTTATCATTAGAATTGTAcgttttatttttgcaggtgCAACATACCACCCATCAATGAGAAGTACTCTGCTGATGTTGGCACTAAAACAGATCTGGTGACAATAAATCCGAGCATTATTACAGAGAGGTACTGGAAATATGGGTCTGAGTAAGAAATCAGGCCTATCTCTTTCTCAATCTATCTCCTTTTGGCGTTTGGCGTCTCATGTTTTGCTTCCTCTGCAGATTTCAGAAACTGGAGAAATGGCGCCGACCGTTTTACGAAGTTCTCCAGAATTACGAGAACTCCTCAGTGGTGCTTCCCGCCTTCTACAACACCCGCAACACAGATGTATCTTTCAGAGTCAAATACATGCTGGATGACTTTGACTCCCAGAGGGGCGTGTTCTTCTTCCACCCGCAGTACCTCCTCAACGTTCAGCGTTTCTGGGCGGTGCAGGGCGTCCGGGCAAAACGGGTCAGCAGTGGCCTGATGCTCGTCACCGCTGCCCTGGAGATGTGCGAGGAAGTCCACCTCTACGGTTTCTGGGCGTTTCCCATGAACCCTTCTGGCATCTTCATTACTCACCATTACTATGACAACGTCAAGCCACGGCCGGGCTTCCACGCAATGCCACATGAAATTTTCAACTTTATTCACATGCATACCCGTGGGATCATCAACGTACACACGGGTCAGTGCACGTGATGTCTCACTCGTGTGCGTTAACGTGGTTTACCGTTTAgttggtttattttaaaatgtgtttcattttagtCCAAGAGACACTTATGTCCTCCCTATTTAAAAAGTGAGTTGGCCTTCAGAGCGTCCACTTCTTTGCTCTCACTTATTCCACGATACAGTGAAGGTAGCTTGCTTTGATTGCCAACATACTTATGTGTACCTTAAGTTGTTTACTTAGCCGATCAGATCGCTATGGTTATCTCCGACTCTTTAACCATAGGatgcttgtttttaaatgtgaaaagtgGTCATCATAGTGATGTTGTTTCTGTGA encodes:
- the st8sia5 gene encoding alpha-2,8-sialyltransferase 8E isoform X1, giving the protein MLRRRMGYADPSSGKDILGNRSLCFIFICAFGLVTLLQQILYGKNYIKSAQQFSRLKGDETGNWTGPVNFSDDGSLKPARNGRKRCFRQNFQPDSQISVIVTPCLADIKKKKKRYLENYDGSYEYNSTACRELRQEIMDVKVLTIDISRKIHGHGYPSSFHKSLCLSARVKTSELFERWRNLQVCRWEQNKEETSNFKMSLSRCCNAPSFLFTTKRNTPAGTKLRYEVDTSGILPITTEVFKMFPDDMPYSKSQYKKCAVIGNGGIIKNTKCGKEIDSADFVFRCNIPPINEKYSADVGTKTDLVTINPSIITERFQKLEKWRRPFYEVLQNYENSSVVLPAFYNTRNTDVSFRVKYMLDDFDSQRGVFFFHPQYLLNVQRFWAVQGVRAKRVSSGLMLVTAALEMCEEVHLYGFWAFPMNPSGIFITHHYYDNVKPRPGFHAMPHEIFNFIHMHTRGIINVHTGQCT
- the st8sia5 gene encoding alpha-2,8-sialyltransferase 8E isoform X2 — its product is MLRRRMGYADPSSGKDILGNRSLCFIFICAFGLVTLLQQILYGKNYIKSAQQFSRLKGDETGNWTGPVNFSDDGSLKPARNGRKRCFRQNFQPDSQISVIVTPCLADIKKKKKRYLENYDGSYEYNSTACRELRQEIMDVKVLTMVKTSELFERWRNLQVCRWEQNKEETSNFKMSLSRCCNAPSFLFTTKRNTPAGTKLRYEVDTSGILPITTEVFKMFPDDMPYSKSQYKKCAVIGNGGIIKNTKCGKEIDSADFVFRCNIPPINEKYSADVGTKTDLVTINPSIITERFQKLEKWRRPFYEVLQNYENSSVVLPAFYNTRNTDVSFRVKYMLDDFDSQRGVFFFHPQYLLNVQRFWAVQGVRAKRVSSGLMLVTAALEMCEEVHLYGFWAFPMNPSGIFITHHYYDNVKPRPGFHAMPHEIFNFIHMHTRGIINVHTGQCT
- the st8sia5 gene encoding alpha-2,8-sialyltransferase 8E isoform X3, whose amino-acid sequence is MLRRRMGYADPSSGKDILGNRSLCFIFICAFGLVTLLQQILYGKNYIKSAQQFSRLKGDETGNWTGPVNFSDDGSLKPARNGRKRYLENYDGSYEYNSTACRELRQEIMDVKVLTIDISRKIHGHGYPSSFHKSLCLSARVKTSELFERWRNLQVCRWEQNKEETSNFKMSLSRCCNAPSFLFTTKRNTPAGTKLRYEVDTSGILPITTEVFKMFPDDMPYSKSQYKKCAVIGNGGIIKNTKCGKEIDSADFVFRCNIPPINEKYSADVGTKTDLVTINPSIITERFQKLEKWRRPFYEVLQNYENSSVVLPAFYNTRNTDVSFRVKYMLDDFDSQRGVFFFHPQYLLNVQRFWAVQGVRAKRVSSGLMLVTAALEMCEEVHLYGFWAFPMNPSGIFITHHYYDNVKPRPGFHAMPHEIFNFIHMHTRGIINVHTGQCT
- the st8sia5 gene encoding alpha-2,8-sialyltransferase 8E isoform X4, with amino-acid sequence MLRRRMGYADPSSGKDILGNRSLCFIFICAFGLVTLLQQILYGKNYIKSAQQFSRLKGDETGNWTGPVNFSDDGSLKPARNGRKRYLENYDGSYEYNSTACRELRQEIMDVKVLTMVKTSELFERWRNLQVCRWEQNKEETSNFKMSLSRCCNAPSFLFTTKRNTPAGTKLRYEVDTSGILPITTEVFKMFPDDMPYSKSQYKKCAVIGNGGIIKNTKCGKEIDSADFVFRCNIPPINEKYSADVGTKTDLVTINPSIITERFQKLEKWRRPFYEVLQNYENSSVVLPAFYNTRNTDVSFRVKYMLDDFDSQRGVFFFHPQYLLNVQRFWAVQGVRAKRVSSGLMLVTAALEMCEEVHLYGFWAFPMNPSGIFITHHYYDNVKPRPGFHAMPHEIFNFIHMHTRGIINVHTGQCT